One stretch of Musicola paradisiaca NCPPB 2511 DNA includes these proteins:
- a CDS encoding ABC transporter substrate-binding protein, producing MQRTGYGRGWRGVLAAIIWALVVWGAPAQAQETQPAEIRIGLPDQSAGSKPFIGGPLGLAYIRHSLEQVFEPQGIKIKWSFFKGAGPAVNEALANRQLDVVYLGDLAAIIGRSGGLPTRLLLGSRGSSSYLAATPESGIQRLDDLRGKRVAVYKGTADQLSFERALKSAGLNERDIKVINLDWSAGRAALSARKVDAVWGGVSLLTLRPQGIRIITSSQTLGWANTTQAAVLASQEFIQRYPQTTQQLVDVLVREAQWSSDPAHLGEYIALMTEQSQIPAALFEEQFTPQTLSLKTSPRIDPFLHDSLQDSVQRAKAAGLIRSDFSVDEWLEPRFVDNALKTLALTAAWPAYDADGNAKP from the coding sequence ATGCAGCGGACAGGATATGGTCGGGGATGGCGCGGCGTGCTGGCGGCAATAATATGGGCGCTGGTCGTCTGGGGTGCCCCGGCACAGGCGCAAGAGACGCAGCCGGCGGAGATTCGCATTGGTCTGCCGGATCAGAGCGCCGGCAGCAAACCCTTTATTGGCGGGCCGTTGGGGTTGGCGTATATCCGGCACAGCCTGGAACAGGTGTTTGAACCGCAGGGTATCAAGATTAAGTGGTCGTTTTTCAAAGGCGCGGGGCCGGCGGTGAACGAAGCGTTGGCCAACCGCCAGCTGGATGTGGTGTATCTGGGGGATCTGGCGGCGATCATCGGCCGTTCCGGCGGGTTGCCGACCCGGCTGCTGCTGGGTTCGCGCGGTTCCAGCTCTTACCTGGCGGCGACGCCGGAATCCGGTATTCAGCGCCTCGACGATCTGCGTGGTAAGCGCGTGGCGGTATACAAAGGTACCGCGGATCAACTGTCGTTCGAGCGCGCGTTGAAGAGCGCCGGGCTGAACGAACGCGACATCAAGGTGATTAACCTGGATTGGAGCGCGGGCCGGGCGGCGCTGTCGGCCCGCAAAGTGGATGCGGTATGGGGCGGCGTTTCGCTGCTGACATTACGCCCGCAGGGGATTCGCATTATCACCTCCAGCCAGACGTTAGGGTGGGCCAATACCACCCAGGCGGCGGTACTGGCGTCGCAGGAATTTATTCAGCGCTATCCGCAGACGACGCAGCAACTGGTGGATGTGCTGGTGCGCGAGGCGCAGTGGAGCAGCGACCCGGCGCACCTTGGCGAATATATTGCGTTGATGACTGAGCAGAGCCAGATCCCGGCGGCACTGTTTGAAGAGCAATTTACGCCGCAAACCCTGAGCCTGAAGACCTCGCCGCGCATCGATCCCTTTCTGCATGACAGCCTGCAGGACAGTGTTCAGCGTGCCAAAGCCGCCGGTCTTATCCGCAGCGATTTCTCCGTGGATGAGTGGCTTGAGCCGCGTTTTGTGGATAACGCGCTGAAAACCCTGGCGCTGACTGCCGCCTGGCCGGCATACGACGCCGACGGCAATGCCAAACCCTGA
- a CDS encoding LysR family transcriptional regulator, with protein MHLDLRQLRNFLALVEHRSFVQAADAVCLSQSAFSRSIQALEHAIGHPLVDRQNKQFTLTWQGKKLLPFAQRMQALSWELINDMHPLDDDGAGELAFGCGPAPSLALIPSAVAAFHLLRPRVRVTYCVDNWHSLHQRLLADEWPFFIADTWQAELEPQLRVQPLSPRRCFFICHQDHPLTRQQSITPQDLCRYPLASPYLPVGMRRVLAALTNQPDYRPHIQCDHIYSVFSILRHTQAISFCSEEGFALGRHSHQLVEIPLAEQPPEWEQMQTRFGVISNRQKPMPPLAQLMAETILEQDRLRANPA; from the coding sequence ATGCATTTGGATTTAAGGCAGTTGCGCAATTTTCTGGCGCTGGTGGAACACCGTAGTTTTGTACAGGCCGCAGACGCCGTCTGCCTGTCCCAATCAGCCTTCAGCCGCAGTATTCAGGCATTGGAGCACGCTATCGGCCATCCGCTGGTGGACAGGCAGAATAAGCAATTTACGCTGACCTGGCAGGGAAAAAAGCTGTTGCCTTTCGCCCAGCGTATGCAGGCGCTTTCCTGGGAGTTGATCAACGATATGCACCCGTTGGACGACGATGGCGCGGGTGAACTGGCGTTCGGCTGCGGCCCGGCGCCGTCGCTCGCGCTGATCCCGAGCGCGGTGGCCGCATTCCATCTGCTGCGCCCGCGGGTACGAGTCACCTACTGCGTCGATAACTGGCATTCGCTGCACCAACGGCTGCTGGCGGACGAATGGCCATTTTTCATCGCCGATACCTGGCAGGCGGAGCTGGAGCCACAATTGCGGGTGCAACCGCTCAGCCCGCGCCGCTGCTTTTTCATCTGTCACCAAGATCATCCGCTGACCCGGCAGCAATCTATCACGCCGCAGGATCTGTGCCGCTACCCGCTGGCGTCCCCGTATCTGCCGGTGGGTATGCGCCGGGTGCTGGCCGCGCTCACCAATCAGCCGGACTACCGGCCGCATATCCAGTGCGACCACATTTATTCAGTGTTCAGCATCCTGCGCCACACCCAGGCCATCAGCTTTTGCAGCGAAGAAGGTTTCGCGCTGGGGCGGCACAGCCATCAACTGGTAGAGATCCCGCTCGCGGAGCAACCGCCGGAGTGGGAACAGATGCAGACACGTTTCGGCGTCATCTCCAACCGTCAGAAACCGATGCCGCCGTTGGCGCAGCTGATGGCGGAAACCATTCTGGAACAGGATCGGTTACGAGCGAATCCCGCATAA
- a CDS encoding CDP-diacylglycerol diphosphatase, with protein sequence MRHNNAFIYLVILLVLPLLAVALYLWREYSPRGNGNALWTFVSEQCVPNQQQHAAPAPCLDVDLPHHYALFKDRRGPYHNLLIPTDRISGIESPALLETGTPAYFAAAWNYRDWLSRQMGKPIKDAYIGLAINSLFGRTQNQLHIHISCLKPDVYRTLQDHTAAITTDWRALPQPLEGHSYLAKKLSDSDLTQQDPFRQLAQYAQSTNDNMENYGLALAALPSGERVLLAVRRGFLGLMNRGSAEEILDVGCALAQ encoded by the coding sequence ATGAGACACAATAACGCTTTTATTTATCTCGTCATTCTGCTGGTATTGCCGCTGCTTGCCGTTGCGCTCTACCTGTGGCGCGAGTATTCGCCGCGCGGCAACGGCAATGCGCTGTGGACTTTCGTCAGCGAACAGTGCGTGCCCAACCAGCAGCAGCACGCCGCTCCCGCACCCTGTCTGGACGTCGACCTGCCGCACCACTACGCCCTGTTTAAAGACCGGCGCGGCCCGTACCACAATCTGTTGATCCCCACCGATCGCATCAGCGGCATCGAAAGCCCGGCGCTGCTGGAAACCGGCACACCCGCCTATTTCGCCGCCGCCTGGAACTACCGTGACTGGCTCTCCCGCCAGATGGGCAAACCGATCAAAGACGCCTATATCGGCCTGGCGATCAACTCGCTGTTCGGCCGCACGCAGAATCAGCTGCACATCCATATCTCCTGCCTGAAACCGGACGTATACCGCACCTTGCAGGATCACACGGCCGCCATCACCACCGACTGGCGTGCGCTGCCGCAGCCGCTGGAAGGCCACAGCTATCTGGCAAAGAAACTGTCCGACAGCGACCTTACCCAGCAGGATCCGTTCCGGCAGTTGGCGCAATATGCCCAATCGACAAACGACAACATGGAGAATTACGGGCTGGCGCTGGCGGCGCTGCCATCGGGCGAACGGGTGCTGCTGGCGGTACGTCGCGGCTTTCTCGGGTTAATGAACCGAGGGTCGGCGGAGGAAATTCTGGATGTGGGCTGCGCGCTGGCGCAATAA